GGCAAGCTCAGGCATGATCGGCTGGAACAGATACAGTTGTGCGAAACAGGACAATCCGGCAAGAAAGATACAAAGACCTATTTGTTTAACGTTTTTCCGATCATCCCCCTCATTAACATTGCTTGTACGCACCTCGCTGTGCTCATATTCCATGCGACAAAATTGTAAGGGTTTGATGAATAAACCTAACGACATTTAATTTATTACCGGGAAATTACGAACTTTCTTTTTTGAGCAGGCAATTCATAGTATTATTACAAATATTTCGCATGCTCGGCGTAACCTCCTATCTTTAACAGATTTTATGCTGTTGTCATAAAAGCATTACTGTGGTTTAAATGCTGTTTTACAGGTTAATTCTTTTTTTCACTTTACTGACCCAAACATTACTCAGTTACTGCTGGCGGAATGATCAACATCCTGAACGTTCAGCTAAAAAAAACTTTACCGTTAGCGAATATGAGGCATTAGTAAAACAGTATCGCTACAATAAGCCCGACTCTGCATTGTATTATGCAGAGAAAGCTATTGCCCTGGCGGAAAGGGAGAAAGACAGTGTCGGCCTGGCAACAATGCTTAATCAGCTGGGCATGATCGGCGATAACTTTGGGAAGTTCGAAGAATCAAGGCAAAACTATCTCAGAGCCGCAGCTATTTACAGAGCACTAAGATCCAAAAAAGGCGAAGCAACCGAAACGGTGCGGCTGGGCGTAGTGGAACTAAGGAAAGGTAACTATGACGAGGCCATAGGATACTTTCTGAAAGCAATGGAATTAAGCGAGCAGATAAACGACCGGGCGGGTATTATGGAGGCGAATATTACTCTCGGTGAAGTTTATATCGCCCGAAAACAATATGATACTGCGTTAAGATATTTAAAATCGGCTGAAAAGCTCGACAAGACCTTACCGTTCTCGAGCCTCTCATTAAACCTCTGCAGCAACTTCGGAATTGTTTACAGGGAGAAAGGCGATTTCAAGCTTGCAAAGGCTTACATTCAAAAAGGAATAAACCTGAGCAACAAGCCGCAGCTCTGGGGGCTTCATATTACGTTAATTAATAATCTTGCTTCAGTGTATGCGAAAGCCGGATTCAGGGAAAAATCAATAAGCCTTCAGAAAACGGCTTTGGAAAAATCAAGGGAGATTCAGAACTATATCCGCGAGCTGCAGACGTTAACCACCCTGGCAGACACCTATGGCAACGACAACATTGATTACTGCTTGTTTTACTTAAAGCAGGCGCTTGCTCTTGCCGAAGAGAAAGGAGCAATTAAACAGAAGATCGATATCCTGCAAAGGCTGGGTGATGTGTACAAATACCTGAAGAACTATAAAGAGGCGCTGAAAATGAAAGAGCAGGAACACGCTCTGGCTGACAGTTTTTTTTATAGGGATATGTCTAAACAGATCGCTAACTTACAGTCGGAGTATGAGCTGAATAAGTCGAAAGCAAGAGTTCAGGAACTGAAATATGAGAACAACCGGCAGGCTCTTGAAAGAAAAATCATTCTTTTCATAACCGCTGGAATTGCCATTCTACTTCTGGTCGTCGCTTTCCATTACTTTAGAACAAAGGAGCTTAACCGGCTTCTAAACAGAGCCAACGCAGAGTTAAAAGACTCGAACACCGTAAAAGACAAACTATTTTCTATTCTCGCACATGATCTGCGGCAACCTATCGCATCCGTAATCAACTTTTTGTACATTATCGATGATGACTCTCTGACGCCAGATGAAAAACATGATGTCATCAACAAATTGATTGTTAATAGCAATGCCTCTCTTGATACGTTAAACCAATTGCTTAAATGGGGGGAAATGCAGATAAAAGGAGTTGTGATTAATCCGGTAGTATTCTGCCCTAAAGAGATCATAGAAAGAAATGTCAACCTTCTTTCGGCCGCCGCAGATAGCAAGTCAATTCATATTGATAATACCGTTACTGATACTATCAGAATATACTGCGATGCCGACCACTTTGACTTTACGATCAGGAATCTATTGTCGAACGCTATTAAATTCACCCCAAATGGTGGCAGAGTGTTTATCACTGCGGAACGAAAATCGGAAACTACTGTAAAATTCTCGGTAAAAGATACCGGCGTAGGCATCAGCAACGATCGGCTTGACAGCATCTTTAAAATAAACAATATCAGTACCCAAGGTACCAACAACGAAAAAGGCACGAGTCTGGGTCTTGCAATGTGCAAGGAGTTTATCGAGGCTAATAACGGCACGATAGAGGTAGTAAGCGAAAAAAACAGAGGATCTGAGTTTATCTTGTACATTAAAGCTAGCTCTGAAGGATAATATACAGCGATTGATAATGATCGTTTAATTATCTAATATTGTGCAGTCAAATGTCGTCGCATCCAGGCAGCCAACTGTTCCAGATACAACGGCCTAAGCGTCAAACCTTCTTTGAGATATGAACGACTTTATAGCAGCACGGTCACAGATGGCCCTTTCTCTCGGTTTCCACATTATTTTTTCATGTATCGGTATGGTAATGCCTTTTTTTATGGCTGTATCGCATTACTACTGGCTTAAAACAAATAATGTAGTCTACAAAAACATCACAAAAGCATGGAGCAAGGGCGTTGCTATTTTTTTTGCAACAGGCGCTGTTTCGGGAACCGTATTATCATTCGAGCTCGGCCTGCTCTGGCCAACGTTCATGTTGCATGCCGGACCTATTTTTGGCATGCCGTTTTCCCTTGAGGGTACTGCGTTTTTTATTGAAGCTATCGCCCTGGGCTTCTTTCTTTATGGGTGGAACAAATTCAATCCATGGTTTCACTGGGTAACTGGCGTGGTAGTGGGCATTAGCGGACTCGTATCCGGCATCCTTGTAGTAGCGGCAAACGGCTGGATGAACAGTCCCTCAGGTTTCGATTACGTAGATGGTAAATATATCAATATAGATCCTGTTAAAGCCATGTTCAATGATGCCTGGTTTTCGCAGGCCTTGCATATGAGCATTGCCGCATTTGTCGCAACTGGCTTTGCGGTGGCAGGCGTACATGCTTTTATGATATTGAAAGGGAAGAATGTTCTTTTTCATGCTAAGGCATTTAAAATAGCAGCGGTATTTGGTTGTATTGCGGCCGTACTCCAGCCCTTGAGTGGCGACATATCCGCCAAGGATGTAGCAGAACGCCAGCCGGCCAAGCTTGCAGCAATGGAAGCCCACTTTCATACCGGAAAATCGGTGCCTCTTATTGTCGGGGGCATACCAGACGTCAAAGAAAAAAAAGTCGATTACGCTATAAAAATACCAGGACTCCTGAGTTTTATGGTGGCTGGCGACCTGAATGCTGAGGTAAAAGGTTTAGACAGCATTCCACCTGAAGATCATCCGCCTGTAGCGATCACACACTACGCATTTCAGATCATGGTTGGAATAGGAATGCTGTTGCTGTTCGTTGCGGTCTTATATTTCATAGCCCTTTGGAAGAAAAAGATCTGGCTGGAAAGAAGATGGCTACTTATACTTTTTGCTGCTGTTACTCCGCTTGGCTTTATAGCTGTTGAGGCTGGCTGGACTGTAACCGAGGTGGGCAGGCAACCATGGATCATACAGGGAATTATGCGGACTGCCGACGCCGTGACACCAATGCCCGGTATCGTATATTCCTTTTATATCTTCACCGGTGTTTATATTTCTCTGGCTATCATTGTTGTATTTATGCTGTACCGTCAGATAAAGATGGTCGACAAAATATACGATATTCCTTCAAACTCAGATCAATTGAAAGGCTAATATTATGTTGTACGTCGTAATTATTTATCTCTGGGCTGCTATCTTATTATATCTTCTTTTAGGAGGCGCCGATTTTGGAGCAGGAATTATTGAGCTTTTCACTTCACCGAAGAACCGAAAACGTACCCGAAAGGTTATGTACAAGGCGATTGGGCCGGTATGGGAGGCTAACCATATGTGGCTGATCATTACAATCGTAATCCTGTTTGTGGGCTTCCCCGAAATCTATTCGACGATGTCTGTATATCTGCATATACCGCTTGTAATTATGTTAATGGGTATAATTGCCAGGGGCACAGCATTTACGTTCAGACACTACGATGCAGTGGTAGACGATATGCAGGTTTTATACAACCGGATTTTCGTCTATTCCAGCTTTGTGACACCTCTTTTTCTTGGGATCATTGCAGGAACTGCTGTATCAGGAAAAATAGACCCTCACGCATCAACATTTCTCCCGGCGTATATCTATAGCTGGCTTCATTGGTTTTCAATATCCGTAGGTCTTTTTACAGTAGCAATCTGCGGATTTCTTGCGGCCATTTATCTTATTGGCGAGGCAGAGAACGAACCGGACAGACTGCGGTTTATTCGAAAAGCAAAGCAAATGAACGTCGCTGCAGTATTATCCGGCGGACTGGTTTTCATCACAGCCTACCTGGAGAAAATTCCTTTAATTGAATGGATTTTT
The window above is part of the Arcticibacter tournemirensis genome. Proteins encoded here:
- a CDS encoding tetratricopeptide repeat-containing sensor histidine kinase translates to MLFYRLILFFTLLTQTLLSYCWRNDQHPERSAKKNFTVSEYEALVKQYRYNKPDSALYYAEKAIALAEREKDSVGLATMLNQLGMIGDNFGKFEESRQNYLRAAAIYRALRSKKGEATETVRLGVVELRKGNYDEAIGYFLKAMELSEQINDRAGIMEANITLGEVYIARKQYDTALRYLKSAEKLDKTLPFSSLSLNLCSNFGIVYREKGDFKLAKAYIQKGINLSNKPQLWGLHITLINNLASVYAKAGFREKSISLQKTALEKSREIQNYIRELQTLTTLADTYGNDNIDYCLFYLKQALALAEEKGAIKQKIDILQRLGDVYKYLKNYKEALKMKEQEHALADSFFYRDMSKQIANLQSEYELNKSKARVQELKYENNRQALERKIILFITAGIAILLLVVAFHYFRTKELNRLLNRANAELKDSNTVKDKLFSILAHDLRQPIASVINFLYIIDDDSLTPDEKHDVINKLIVNSNASLDTLNQLLKWGEMQIKGVVINPVVFCPKEIIERNVNLLSAAADSKSIHIDNTVTDTIRIYCDADHFDFTIRNLLSNAIKFTPNGGRVFITAERKSETTVKFSVKDTGVGISNDRLDSIFKINNISTQGTNNEKGTSLGLAMCKEFIEANNGTIEVVSEKNRGSEFILYIKASSEG
- a CDS encoding cytochrome ubiquinol oxidase subunit I, which translates into the protein MNDFIAARSQMALSLGFHIIFSCIGMVMPFFMAVSHYYWLKTNNVVYKNITKAWSKGVAIFFATGAVSGTVLSFELGLLWPTFMLHAGPIFGMPFSLEGTAFFIEAIALGFFLYGWNKFNPWFHWVTGVVVGISGLVSGILVVAANGWMNSPSGFDYVDGKYINIDPVKAMFNDAWFSQALHMSIAAFVATGFAVAGVHAFMILKGKNVLFHAKAFKIAAVFGCIAAVLQPLSGDISAKDVAERQPAKLAAMEAHFHTGKSVPLIVGGIPDVKEKKVDYAIKIPGLLSFMVAGDLNAEVKGLDSIPPEDHPPVAITHYAFQIMVGIGMLLLFVAVLYFIALWKKKIWLERRWLLILFAAVTPLGFIAVEAGWTVTEVGRQPWIIQGIMRTADAVTPMPGIVYSFYIFTGVYISLAIIVVFMLYRQIKMVDKIYDIPSNSDQLKG
- a CDS encoding cytochrome d ubiquinol oxidase subunit II; this encodes MLYVVIIYLWAAILLYLLLGGADFGAGIIELFTSPKNRKRTRKVMYKAIGPVWEANHMWLIITIVILFVGFPEIYSTMSVYLHIPLVIMLMGIIARGTAFTFRHYDAVVDDMQVLYNRIFVYSSFVTPLFLGIIAGTAVSGKIDPHASTFLPAYIYSWLHWFSISVGLFTVAICGFLAAIYLIGEAENEPDRLRFIRKAKQMNVAAVLSGGLVFITAYLEKIPLIEWIFGNAAGLSAIIAATLSLVLLWYLLARGKTRVLRLLAGFQVTMILFATTVRHFPNIVMLKNNAYLSLLEHSGHEKAINMLGMALLLGSIFILPALFYLIYSFQKKDPEKLRPSAKG